Within Sphingobium sp. KCTC 72723, the genomic segment GACGCCCAACAGGGCCGATCAGGACGGCGTCACGCCGCTGTCGCTCGCCTGCGAACTCGGCGACGCCACCATCATTGCTCGGCTGCTCGATGCCCGTGCCAATGTTCATGCTTTGCGTTCCGACGGCGCGTCCCCGCTGGCAGTCTGCGCCCGCTATGGCCCGGCCGATGCCGTCGCGCGGATGCTGGCGTTGGGCGCGGCGCCGGACAAAGCCGACAGCCGCCGCCAGACCCCGCTGATGTGGGCCGCGTCCTCCGGGCGGACCGATGCGATCACCCTGTTGCTAAAGGCCGGGGCGGATGCCAACCGCGTGTCGAAGGGTGGCTTCACCCCACTATTCTTCGCGATCAAGAGCGGCGTCGTATCGGCAACCCAGGCACTGCTAGATGCAGGCGCGGACAGCCGCTATCGCGGACCGGAAAATAGCAGTGCGGCGCAACTTGCCCTCTACCAGAAAAATTATGGTGCTGCTGCCCTTCTGGTATCGGGCGACGCCGATCTCACCGAACGGGACCGGACCGGCGAGCAATTGCTGCATGGCGCAGCGGGTGGTGGTGATACCGACCTGATCCGCCTGCTGCTGGCAAAGGGGGCCGATCCCAACGCCCTGACCGGCCCATCGCGCATTACATGGGTGACGGAGGCGAATTTTGGCGTCGCCCCGCCGCCCGTCCCGCCGACGCCGCCGCTGCTGATCGCCGCTGCCAATGGCCATGAAGCAGCGATGAAGCTGTTAGTCGCGGCCAGGGCCGATGCGCGCTTCGTCGCAGCGGATGGAACCAATATCGTTTTGGCAGCGGTGCGGGGCGGCGACGCTGCCACGCTCGACTATGCCCTTCGCCTCGCCCCCGACGTCAATGTCGCCAATGCGCGCGGCATGACTCCGCTGCATCTGCTGTTGGGGAGCGGCGTTCAGCCCGCTTTGGAAGCCATGCTGCGTGTCCTTGCCGCCCATGGTGCCCGCACCGACATCCCCAGCAAGTCTGGAGCTACCGCTGCCCAGATTGCCGATGGCGGCCTGACCGAAGTGAAGCAGATTTTCCGCAGCGTCTTCCCAAACAGCGCGCCGATCATAGTGGCGGACACCGCGCCACGAACCGTTCCCCACAACTGACAGCATCAAGCAGGATAGATTATCGCATGACCATTGCATCCGCCATTCGCCTCCCGATGCTCGCCCTGCTGGGGCTTCCTTTCGCGGCATTACCGATGTTAACGGGGCAGCTGACAGCCGCCGCCACACCCGGTCCCGCGCCCAAAGCCGCCATCGTCGCGCGCCAGATTGGATACAAGAAAATGGGCGCGGCCATGAAGGCGTTGAACGACCAGCTAAAGACCGATGCCCCGGCAAAGAGCATAATGGCTGGCGCGGCGCAGACTTTGGCCACGACCGCGCGTGAACAGCCCAGACTTTTCCCGGCGGGCAGCGGCCCGACGGCGGGCATTGCCACCGACGCGCTACCCAACATCTGGACGGAGCGCGCCACTTTTGACGCACAGATGGCCAAGTTGATTACGGAATCCGGCAAATTGATAGCTATCGTTAATCAGGGCAATCCCGACGCGATCCGCGTTCAGGCTAAGGCGACTGGTGCGACCTGCGCCGCCTGCCATCGCCAGTTCCGTGCCGACACATGACCGATCATCCTGAGCAGGTCGTTGCTCAATCCCGGCATATTTTGGTCTGGGATATTTATATTCGGCTGTTTCACTGGCTGCTTGTCGCGTTGCTCGCCTTTTCCTGGTGGAGCGGCGAACAGCATGAAATGGAATGGCATCGCCGCTCAGGCTATGCCATTCTCTTCCTGCTGGTTTTTCGCCTGTATTGGGGATTTTTTGGCGCGGGAACAGCATGTTTTGCGCAATTCCTGCGGGGGCCACGCGCGGTTATCGCTTATATTCCCAGCGTCACCAAACGCCCTTATCACGCGACTACGGGTCATAACCCCATCGGCGGCTGGAGCGTGCTGCTGATGCTCGCCACGCTGATCGCGATGGTCGCGGCGGGCCTGTTCGCGGTGGATGTAGACGGCCTGGAATCCGGTCCGCTGGCAGACTATGTCAGCTTTGATCAGGGCCGCATCGCCTCTGACCTGCATGGATGGCTGTTTAATATACTGCTCGCACTCGTGGCGCTGCATGTCGTTGCAATCCTCTATTATTTACTACGCCTGCGACATAATCTGATCGGCCCAATGATCCATGGCCGCCGCACCGCGGAAAGCGGCGATGCAGTCGACCTTCGCCCTGGATCGCCTTGGAAAGTCCTGCTCGGCCTTCTCATCGCTGCTGCCTGCGTCTGCGCAATTGCCTTTCGATAATCTGAAATATCGTCTGATGAGACGTAAGCACCGAAGAACGACGTTGGTGCCAACTTCTCGGCGCTGGAGCCTGCGATAAACCCGGTGTGGTTCATCCAGCCGCAAACGCTGGTGAGCCAAAGACTGACCCAACGGCCAATTGCACGAACTGTAGCCTGTGCCATCCTTTGAACCAAATCGAACAGTTTGGGAGTAGGACAGATGCTGCAACAGGCGATGGAGCGGTTCACCGGCAAGATGATGCTCGACCATTATCAGCAAACCAAAAACCGCCTCGTCAGCTACAGCCCGAAGGCATTCGGTTTCTTCTGAAGGCTTCCTTTCCCTTCGAAGCGCTGCCTTCCCTCTCCTTTCCTGGCGCTTCGTACCTTCGGCGGGCATCCTGCAAGATGCCCGCCATTTTGGCCCGAAGGACATGATCCATGGTCGATCTGACGCATTGCCGGACATGATGCGCTTCATCGAACATCCTGAGCGACGCCAGGTGGTTGGCGAGATGCATCTGCGTCGCTTCCCGCGCCTTGCCCTGCCGACCCAGGCGATCCAGCTGGCGCGGCTGCTCGACGCGGACGACCGTGAGGCAGAAGCGGCCGCGCTGGCGGTTTGTCCTGTGCCGACACAGGCGGATGGCGCTCGTCATCTGGAGGGCCATTGGTCCGACGATATTCGCATGGCATGGGAACGTCACAGCGAAGCCAGCACGATCACGCTGACCTTCACCGGCGATGCAGCGCAGCCGCTGGTGTGGACGCATCCCGATGACGACCCGCGCGCCGCCGCGATCCGATGGGTCGAGTCTTTGCCGGGCCGGGTCATTCGCGCAACCCATGTCATGATGGTCGCCGATGACATTGCCGCCGCGCCGCTTGTCGATAGCGCAGGCTTCCGCGCCTCTCATCTGGTGTCATGCCATGTCGCGGGCGGTGCGCGGGTGTGGGGCGATTTTCGTATTCATGACGATGGCTATGGCCGGTTGGTGGTCGCGGCCAACGGCCTGGCTGCCGGAGATGTCGCGCGTTGCGTGCAGCGCCTTCAGGAACTGGGCAATTATCGCAATATGGCCTTGCTCGGCCTGCCCGTCGCACAGGCAGGCTGGGCCGCTCTGAGCCGGATGGAAGGGCAACTGGAACAGACTGCGCAGTTTTTGCAGGGCGGGGCGGAACGCGACGATGCGTTGCTGGCCCAACTGTCCGCACAGACGGCGACCCTGCTTGCACTGGCGGGGGACTGCGATTTTCGCCTGAGCGCCACGGCTGCCTATGCGCGGATCGTGACCGACCGGCTGGACGAGCTGGATGCACGCCCGATCGCCGGGTTCCAGTCGCTTCCCGATTTTGTCGGGCGGCGCTTTCATCCAGCGATGCGCACCTGCATGGCCTTTTCGGGGCGGCTGCACCTGCTGGGGGAGCGGACCGCCCAGTTTACCGCCTTGTTGCGCACGCGCATCGAGACGCATATCGAAAATCAGAATGCGCACCTGCTGGCATCCATGGATCGCAGCGCACGGATGCAGTTGCGCTTGCAGCATCTGGTCGAGGGATTGTCGGCCGTTGCCATCAGCTATTATGCGCTTGGCCTGCTATCCTATACGCTCAAGGCGGTCGAGAAACTGACGCCCGGATTTTCCGCAACGCTGGTTTTGGGCGTGGCTGCGCCGATGCTGATGGCCACCGTTTACGTCATGATGGGCCGGGTGCGGCGGCGGCTCGTTTCCGGGGATGATGCGCATGGCGACGAGGGCGCATAAGCGTCGCGTCACACTCCACAGGTCAGCGGCATGAGAAAAAGCCAGGCCGTTCCGATAGCATCGACGATATTATGTAGGACAGCCCGTCAGCGGCCAATGGATGGTCGGCGGCGGCCATTACTCGTTTCATCATTCCAACGATGAAGGGGGTGGCAAGTTGCGACTTGCCACCCCCTTCGCAATCATCGTCCATGCTGCCTTATTTGGGCAGTTTGAACACCCAGAGCGATCCGCCCTGGTTGATGTCCTTGAAGGATTTGGCGACTTCGCCACCCCACAAAGGCACCGCGCCGCCCCAGCCGGACATGACGGCGACAAATTGTTCGCCATCCTGTTCCCAGGTGATGGGCGATCCGACTACGCCCGAGCCGGTCTGGAATTTCCACAATTCCTTGCCGGTCTTGGCATCGAACGCCTTGAGATAGCCTTCGGGCGTGCCAGTGAACACCAGATTGCCCGCCGTGGTCAGGACGCCGCCCCAGAGCGGTGCCTTGTTCTTATATTCCCACACGATCTTGCCGGTCTTGGGATCCATCGCCCGCAATGCGCCGATATGATCTTCGGCGATCGGTTTGATGGTGAAGCCCGCGCCCAGATAGGCCGCGCCCTTTTTATAGGCGATCGGTTCGTTCCAGATGTCCATGCCCCAGTCGTTGGACGGGATGTAGAACAGGCCGGTGTCCTTGCTATAGGCCATCGGCATCCAGTTCTTGCCACCCAGGAAGGATGGCGAGGAAAAGACGACGCTGCCCTTTTCAGTGCCGTTAGGCGCGCCGGGGCGGCCGGCTGGGATCACCTTGGGCTTGCCCGCCTTGTCGAAACCATCGGCCCAGGTCGTCTGCATCACGAATTTGTTGGCGCTGATGAATTTGCCGTTGGTGCGGTCGAGGACGAAGAAATAGCCGTTGCGGTCGGCCTTTGCGCCCAGTTTCATGGCCTTGCCGTTGATGGTGGCGTCGAACGGGATGAATTCGTTCACCCCGTCGAAATCCCAGCCGTCATGCGGGGTCGTTTGATAATGCCATTTGATGACGCCGGTCGCCGGGTCGATCGCCAGCGTCGAGGCGGAATAGAGATTGTCGCCGGGGCGCAGATGGCTGTTCCAGGGGGCCGGGTTGCCGGTGCCAAAGAAGAGCAGATTGGTGTCCGGGTCATAGGTGCCGCCCAGCCAGGTCGCGCCGCCGCCGGTTTTCCACTGGTCGCCCTGCCATGTGGCGTTGAGCTTGCCGGTGATGCCATTATCCTTGCCGCGCAACGTACCCATATTGCCTTCGATGACCGGGCGGTGCCAGATCAGTTCGCCGGTATCGACGTCACGCGCATCGACCGCGCCGACGACACCGAATTCGCCGCCCGAATTGCCGGTGATGACCATGTTGTTGACGATCAGCGGCGCAGCAGTCGCGCTGTAGCCTGCCTTATAATCGGCGATCTGCTTGTTCCAGACGACCTTGCCGGTCATGCGGTTGAGCGCGACCAGACGCGCGTCGAGGGTCGCGAAGATGATCTTGTCGCCATGGATGGCCGCACCGCGATTGACGACATCGCAGCAGGGCATGATGTCGTCGGGCAGGCGGGCATTATATTCCCACTTTTCCTCACCCGTGCGCGCGTCGAACGCATAAAGGCGCGAGTAGGAGCCAGTGACGTAGATCGTGCCGTCATAGACCAGCGGCTGCGATTCCTGGCCGCGCTGCTTTTCGCCACCCAGCGAGGAGGAGAAAGCAGGCACCAGCTTTGCCACATTGCTGGCATTGAGCGTGGTCAGCGGGCTGAAGCGATGACCCTGCGGACTCATGCCATAGGTCAGCACGTCGCCGGTGGAGGCTGCGTCGCCCATCAGATCGGCGTCGGTCGGCCCGGTGGCCAGCGACGGCGCACCTGCGGCGAGCAGCGCCATGGCGAGCGCGCCTGCCAGCGAACGTGTGAAACGTCCCTTCATAATCATCCTCCCTTGTTGCGGGCGCGGTCGGCGCCTTCGGTCTTGCAGACTATGGGGTGAGGCGGACGGGACAATTGGACCTTGGGTCGGGCAGTGCGCAATTGCCCGTTCAGGCCGCGATATGCCGGGTGGCCGAAGTTCACACCGTTGTCGGGCTTTTGGGGCCAGTTGCAACATAAACGCATCGCCAAAGCTACGCTAAAGTAACGGCGAAGCGACGGCGGCGTCACAGCGACGCGGCGAGTGGCTGATGCAGGCGTAGCGGCGCATATGCGGGCGAAATGATCTTTCACCTGACAGGATAAATCAGATGAAATCCTATTATGGAAGGGGGATTTTTCGGGCGCCTTGGTGCAGTTGGGCGACGGGATGTAGATTTGCTTGCCCCGGCATCCTCCCCTTTGCAGGGGAGGTGGATGGCCGAAGGCCAGACGGTGGGGCGTCATCCCCTCGACAGGGCGACACCCCTCCACCACCAGCTTCGCTGGCGGTCCCCCTCCCCTTGCAGGGGAGGATTTTTATATGCTTACCCGGCGCGGGGCTTTTGGTAGGTTACGCCATGGACCTTGAAGATGGCTTCCATTTCGCCCGACCCAGTCATCGTCGCCAATATGGCTTCGACCGCGTCGCCAAGATTGCGGCTGTTTTCCTTGACCGCCATGCCGATGTCCCATCCCGTCGATGTGAAGGCGGGCAAGGGCATGGTGCGGCGGGCGATGTTGGTGGCGGCCGTGTCGTGCAGGATCGCATCGATCTGGGCGCGGCTGGCCAGCACGCCATCGGCCTGCCCCTGCGTCACGGCCAGAACCGCTTCCGCCCCGCCGGGATAGTGGACGACGTCCTTTGCCAGCGCGCCGCCCGCCGTGCCGATCAGATAGAAGTCGGGGATGGAGTCTATTTCGACCGCCAGTCGCTTGCCACGATACTGGTCGGGCGCGGCGTTGACGTCCATTTCGCCCTTCACGGCGGCGAACTGGAAATTTTCGCGATAATAGGGCGCGATGATCGCCACCTGATCGTTACGGGCGGCAAAGACGCGGTCGAAGGGGACGTGGAGCATGATGTCGGCAGGCTGGAACCCCAGCAATCCGCCCTTCCACACGCCATTGCGCAAATCATCGTCGGCGCTTTCGTCCGCGACCAGCTCGGCAATGTCGGCGCGCACGCCAAGCCCCCTGGCCAGCGCCTGGGCCAGGTCGACGTCGATGCCGACGAGTTTGCCATCCTTGCGCCAGGACCAGGGGCGATTATCCTTATAGACGGCGACCCGAAGGACACCCAGATCCTTGACCTTGCCAAGCGGCGCGGCCTTTGCGGCCTGCGATACTAATCCCAGCAGGGCGGCCACCGCCGCGCTGCTCAAAAAGGCGCGACGGTGCATGACAGCCTACTCCTGATGCTTGGTTTCGAGCCAGGCGCGGATCGCCCAGCCGGCTTTCTGGCCCAGCACGTCGCCCATCGGCGGCATATAGACTTTGCCGTCATGGCTGGAGCCGTGCTGGAAGCGTTGAATATACCATTCGTCGCCCGTGTCGCCCACTTCCAGATAGCGCAGGTCAGGGGCAATACCGCCGCTTTCGGCGTCCAGCCCGTGGCAGCGCGCGCAATTCTGGCCATAAGCGGATTCGCCGATTTTGGCCGCTACTGCGTTGCCGCGATAGGGATTATGGGGCAGCCAGTCGGTGCCGATTTCCGGCAATCCTGCGGTATCGACGGCCTGTGGCGTAACATTGCCATGCGCCAGCAGCGCGGGCGTGACCGACGCGCCCAGTACGCAGGCTGCGCCCAATAATGCGATATGACCGAAATTCCTCATCCCAAACCCTCAATCCGTGCGCCGACCCTGTCGGCCGCGCGTCACCCCTGTCGTCCATCAGTGTAGGGGACGGAGAAGAAGCGCCCCATTGGCCATTGGTACTATCTCGCGGGATGGGCGCGGGCAGTAGAAGCGGTGCATAATATAGCTGCGCCACGGGAGAGAATGTCATGAACAGGGCCATATTCGCCGGGCTGACGCTGATTGCGGCGATGCCCGTGGCACAGGCGCAAACACTGTATGTTTCCAACGAGCGCGGAAACAGCATCAGCGTGATCGACGCAGCGACGATGAAGCCGATCGCGACATGGCCGGTGGGCGGGCGCCCGCGCGGCATCACGATGACGCTGGACGGCAAATATATCCTGCTGTGCGCCAGCAACGACCATGCGGTGCAGATGATCGACCGCGCGACGGGCAAGGTCGTCGCCGACCTGCCATCGGGCGAAGACCCCGAACAGTTTTTCCTGTCGCGCGACGGCAGGATGCTGTTCGTGGCCAATGAGGATAATGCCGCGCTGACCGCGATCGACCTGGCCAGCCGCAAGGTCGCGTTTCAGGTCGATGTGGGCAAGGAACCCGAAGGCGTGGCGCAAAGCCCGGACGGCAAATGGGTGGTGGTGACTTCGGAGGATGAGGGCGTCGTCAACTGGATCGACCTTTCGACCAAGATGATGGTGGACGCGACGGAAACGGACCAGCGGCCCCGCCATGTCGAATTTACCGCCGATGGCAAGGAATTGTGGATCGCAGCGGAAATCGGCGGGACGGTGCAGATTGCCGATCCGGCGACTCGCAAGATCATCGACACGATCCGCTTTGCCATTCCCGGCGTGCAGGAGCATCTGATCCTGCCGTGCGGCATCCGCTTTACGCCCGATGGCAAGACGGCGGTGGTGGCGCTGGGCCGGGGCAACCATATCGCGCTGGTCGATGTCGCGACGCGAACGGTGCGGGCCTATGTGCCGGTCGGCAAGCGGGTGTGGCATGTCGCGATTAGCGCCGATGGCGCGCGGGCCTATGCCGCCAATGGGTTGTCGGACAGCGTTTCGGTCGTGGATCTGGCCAGCGCCGCTGTGGTCGGAACCGTAGCGACGGGTGCTGGCCCGTGGGGGGTCGTAGTCGGGCCGTAAATGTAACCTGCGACCCAAGGCCTGACCCAAGGGACGAGAACCAAAGTCCAATTTCGGATCGCCCCGCCCCAACGCACTCTCCGCCCGGCTGGCTCGACCAGTGATAAATGGGAAGGATGATATGGCAAGGGGAAAATTCCTCGGGGGCGCCGCCATGGCGCTGATGTTCGCGGCAAGCGCGACCCCGGCGATGGCGGGAACGACCGCCGATCTGCTCAAGCGGCTGCATGAAAAGGGCATCCTGACCGACGAGGAATATCAACAGCTGGTCAGCCAGGACGAAGCGCAGATCGCCACCGCGCCTGCCGCAGCGCCCGCGCAAGCCGCAGCCGCGTCGCTGGACGACAAGCGGATCGTGCGGATGGCCAATAGCGGCGTCGGCATGGAAGTGGGCGGCGTGACGGTCAAGATTTCCGGGTCGGTCAACGGTTTCTATACCCATGAAAATGGCCAGAAAGCCGGGCCGAACACAGCGGTCACGGGCGGCGTGGTGCCAGTGGGCGG encodes:
- a CDS encoding c-type cytochrome gives rise to the protein MTIASAIRLPMLALLGLPFAALPMLTGQLTAAATPGPAPKAAIVARQIGYKKMGAAMKALNDQLKTDAPAKSIMAGAAQTLATTAREQPRLFPAGSGPTAGIATDALPNIWTERATFDAQMAKLITESGKLIAIVNQGNPDAIRVQAKATGATCAACHRQFRADT
- the pedF gene encoding cytochrome c-550 PedF, whose amino-acid sequence is MRNFGHIALLGAACVLGASVTPALLAHGNVTPQAVDTAGLPEIGTDWLPHNPYRGNAVAAKIGESAYGQNCARCHGLDAESGGIAPDLRYLEVGDTGDEWYIQRFQHGSSHDGKVYMPPMGDVLGQKAGWAIRAWLETKHQE
- a CDS encoding cytochrome b/b6 domain-containing protein, translating into MTDHPEQVVAQSRHILVWDIYIRLFHWLLVALLAFSWWSGEQHEMEWHRRSGYAILFLLVFRLYWGFFGAGTACFAQFLRGPRAVIAYIPSVTKRPYHATTGHNPIGGWSVLLMLATLIAMVAAGLFAVDVDGLESGPLADYVSFDQGRIASDLHGWLFNILLALVALHVVAILYYLLRLRHNLIGPMIHGRRTAESGDAVDLRPGSPWKVLLGLLIAAACVCAIAFR
- a CDS encoding ankyrin repeat domain-containing protein, which produces MHDGVRPALAFALCLWAASAQAYPVDDDRLRSAIRANDVAAVQTALEQQADPNQPLAFGATPLAWAVNTQNPALVDTLLAHGATPNRADQDGVTPLSLACELGDATIIARLLDARANVHALRSDGASPLAVCARYGPADAVARMLALGAAPDKADSRRQTPLMWAASSGRTDAITLLLKAGADANRVSKGGFTPLFFAIKSGVVSATQALLDAGADSRYRGPENSSAAQLALYQKNYGAAALLVSGDADLTERDRTGEQLLHGAAGGGDTDLIRLLLAKGADPNALTGPSRITWVTEANFGVAPPPVPPTPPLLIAAANGHEAAMKLLVAARADARFVAADGTNIVLAAVRGGDAATLDYALRLAPDVNVANARGMTPLHLLLGSGVQPALEAMLRVLAAHGARTDIPSKSGATAAQIADGGLTEVKQIFRSVFPNSAPIIVADTAPRTVPHN
- a CDS encoding methanol/ethanol family PQQ-dependent dehydrogenase yields the protein MKGRFTRSLAGALAMALLAAGAPSLATGPTDADLMGDAASTGDVLTYGMSPQGHRFSPLTTLNASNVAKLVPAFSSSLGGEKQRGQESQPLVYDGTIYVTGSYSRLYAFDARTGEEKWEYNARLPDDIMPCCDVVNRGAAIHGDKIIFATLDARLVALNRMTGKVVWNKQIADYKAGYSATAAPLIVNNMVITGNSGGEFGVVGAVDARDVDTGELIWHRPVIEGNMGTLRGKDNGITGKLNATWQGDQWKTGGGATWLGGTYDPDTNLLFFGTGNPAPWNSHLRPGDNLYSASTLAIDPATGVIKWHYQTTPHDGWDFDGVNEFIPFDATINGKAMKLGAKADRNGYFFVLDRTNGKFISANKFVMQTTWADGFDKAGKPKVIPAGRPGAPNGTEKGSVVFSSPSFLGGKNWMPMAYSKDTGLFYIPSNDWGMDIWNEPIAYKKGAAYLGAGFTIKPIAEDHIGALRAMDPKTGKIVWEYKNKAPLWGGVLTTAGNLVFTGTPEGYLKAFDAKTGKELWKFQTGSGVVGSPITWEQDGEQFVAVMSGWGGAVPLWGGEVAKSFKDINQGGSLWVFKLPK
- a CDS encoding DUF3422 domain-containing protein; the protein is MIHGRSDALPDMMRFIEHPERRQVVGEMHLRRFPRLALPTQAIQLARLLDADDREAEAAALAVCPVPTQADGARHLEGHWSDDIRMAWERHSEASTITLTFTGDAAQPLVWTHPDDDPRAAAIRWVESLPGRVIRATHVMMVADDIAAAPLVDSAGFRASHLVSCHVAGGARVWGDFRIHDDGYGRLVVAANGLAAGDVARCVQRLQELGNYRNMALLGLPVAQAGWAALSRMEGQLEQTAQFLQGGAERDDALLAQLSAQTATLLALAGDCDFRLSATAAYARIVTDRLDELDARPIAGFQSLPDFVGRRFHPAMRTCMAFSGRLHLLGERTAQFTALLRTRIETHIENQNAHLLASMDRSARMQLRLQHLVEGLSAVAISYYALGLLSYTLKAVEKLTPGFSATLVLGVAAPMLMATVYVMMGRVRRRLVSGDDAHGDEGA
- a CDS encoding substrate-binding periplasmic protein; this translates as MHRRAFLSSAAVAALLGLVSQAAKAAPLGKVKDLGVLRVAVYKDNRPWSWRKDGKLVGIDVDLAQALARGLGVRADIAELVADESADDDLRNGVWKGGLLGFQPADIMLHVPFDRVFAARNDQVAIIAPYYRENFQFAAVKGEMDVNAAPDQYRGKRLAVEIDSIPDFYLIGTAGGALAKDVVHYPGGAEAVLAVTQGQADGVLASRAQIDAILHDTAATNIARRTMPLPAFTSTGWDIGMAVKENSRNLGDAVEAILATMTGSGEMEAIFKVHGVTYQKPRAG
- a CDS encoding PQQ-dependent catabolism-associated beta-propeller protein, encoding MNRAIFAGLTLIAAMPVAQAQTLYVSNERGNSISVIDAATMKPIATWPVGGRPRGITMTLDGKYILLCASNDHAVQMIDRATGKVVADLPSGEDPEQFFLSRDGRMLFVANEDNAALTAIDLASRKVAFQVDVGKEPEGVAQSPDGKWVVVTSEDEGVVNWIDLSTKMMVDATETDQRPRHVEFTADGKELWIAAEIGGTVQIADPATRKIIDTIRFAIPGVQEHLILPCGIRFTPDGKTAVVALGRGNHIALVDVATRTVRAYVPVGKRVWHVAISADGARAYAANGLSDSVSVVDLASAAVVGTVATGAGPWGVVVGP